In Colletotrichum higginsianum IMI 349063 chromosome 1, whole genome shotgun sequence, the DNA window GCTCGAGTACGAGGGCCTGTCATACGTTTGGGCGCctgcgggcggcgaggaatACGCCTACGTCGTCGAGcccacggcgccgtcgactgGCGCCGCATCGTCTAGCCTCAACATCCGTCCGAACCTCGCAGCCGCCCTGCGGCATCTCAGATACCGCGATACTCCCCGGAGGCTGTGGATCGACGCGCTGTGCATCAACCAGGCCAACCTCGAAGAGCGCAACCAACAGGTCCACATGATGTGCGACATCTATCGCCGAGCGAACCACGTCGTCGTATGGCTCGGGGCAGAGGGCGGGCATAGCAAGCTGGCCCTTTCTGCGCTGCGTCACCTCGGCGAGCAGGCCGTGTACACGGAACGAGGGGCGTGGAGGACCAACCCGCCTGGTTGCAGCAACCCTGAGCTCGCCCGAGCCTCGGTGGCCTTGCCCTTTGACGAGCAGACCTGGGATGGCATCACAAACCTCCTTCAGCGGTCCTGGTTCGAGCGTCTCTGGGTCTGGCAAGAGGTCCGTCTTGCGGACGAGCGGTCCTTCATGCTCTGCGGGCCCGACAGCATCTCGCTGTCCGTCTTCCGCCGCGCCATCTTCTGCGCCAGCGACAAGAAGGTCCTCCCCAGCGCCCACGTGAGGGGGCTCAtcctcgatgccgtcgaggtGATGCTGCCGTTCTCCCACCAGCCGTTCTTCCGCGAGCTGCAGACGCTCAACTGGAAAGGCTGCGCGGATCCGAGAGACAAGATCTATGGCGCCCTGGGCGCGGCCCCCGCGGCCATCAGGGAGCGTGTCAGGCCGGACTACTCGCTCCCCGTCGAGCAGGTCTACAGCCAGTTCTGCAAGGCCTACCTGGAGGAGCTTAGGAGGTTGGACTTCCTCGACCGCTGCAACGTCGATGCTCGCCAAATCGAGGCGCCTTCGTGGGTGCCGGACTGGTCTGTCCCCGTCGACCGCGCAGTCCGACTGCCGTACGCCGACGTCTTCTACGCGGCTGGCGCCTCCGCGGCAGAGACCAGCTTCCGACCGGGCGTAGGAGgccacgccggcgaggtcatggaggcggcgggtgTGACCTGTGGCACTGTCTCGTTCGTCGGGCAGAAGTCGACGGCCGATTCCGAAGGCCTCCTTGCCGCGGTGAAGGCGTGGGAGCCGGCGGCGCTCTCGACAGAGCGATACGCCCCGACGAACGAGAGAGCCATCGACGCTTTTGTCACGCTTCTCGGGCTGGGGTACATGATCGAGCGGTGGCCGCAGTGCAACAGCCTCCTCACGGTTCCCGAAGCGGCGGAGCTATACGGCCGAGAGTTCATCAGcgatctcgagggcgagagCGTCTCCCACGAGTCCATCAACTTCATCCGCGTCAGGCATCGGTATTTCATCAAGACGAACACGGGGTACATGGGCACCTCCCACGCGCGGCCAGAGGTCGGAGAccagctcgtcgtcttgCTGGGCTGCCCATCGCCGCTGCTCGTgaggccggcggcaccggACCCCCCTCACTCTTCGACCGGGGAACGGCGTCGACGGTTCAGGGTTGTCGGGGCCACGTATACCCACGGGCTGATGGACACGGAGGCGCTGCTCGGCCCGTTGCCCGACGGCTGGAGGGCTCGCATGGCGCGCGAGTCCGGCTTCTTCGACTCGATGcacttcttctcggccgcgaCGGACGAGGTGACCAAGCTGGATCCCAGGCTGGGGGAGGATCCGCCCGAGTGGGAGAGGATAGAGGCCGTGAGGAGCGGCGCCGACCCTTGGAACTTTGCCCGGTACAGGCACAGGGACACGAGGGAGGTGATCAACTCGGACCCAAGACTAACGGCGGCTGCGTTGGAAGCTCGGGGTGTCCAAGTCGAAACGTTCGGTCTTATCTGAGGTTGAGACGGAAACGTGTCTTTCATGTCCATCATTCTCGCGATCCAGCCATTTCGTCGCTCTAATAAATATAACCCGTCTCCTATATAATTCCTGCCCAGACAAGTCAATAATACGAAGTACCTCTGTAAGCTGCGTGCTAGGAGCATTGTTGCTTTGGTGCAATAGTCCGAAGTAGGTGCATTGCAACTGACAACGGGGACTGTTCTAAGAGTATGCATCATTGAatgaagagagaaaagaacaTTGCGCAAAGGGTCACATAGCAGAGAGATAGATATCTCGCCCGACTGACTTGGGCTATCTGACCACAGCATGTTCCGCATGGCCAGGTCTCAAGAAAGCCGCAGTTTTAGCTGCTTGAGGTTCAGTGGACGAGTCTAGCAGCATAAGAAACTGATCTTCAGATCCTCATGGTGCACGAGTTCGTCTTGCCATGAGTGCCAGAGCAGGTATCGTGAATCAAGACTATGCATGGTGCAACGCAATGAATGCCATGAGTGCTACGGATACCGCGCAGCCACACCTCTGCGCCCACCCCTCCACGACAATGCTGTTCGGCGCGATGATCCGAAAACCCCTAATTGCACAATGAGTGTGGTTGGTGGCCCGGTCCATAGGATCTACGGATACAGCACGACAAGATCTAACGTGGGCGTGGATGCGTGTCATTCGGCATAGTGCGCGCGGcctgggagggggggtagAAGACGGGGAGAGGCGGGGATGGCATCCCGAGAATAAAACgaagaaaggaagggggagaaaaaaaagggtgACGAACGAAAGAGGCATGCAGCCACTGATGCGGCGGGATTGGCGCCATGTGCCTGGTCTGCTGGCGGGGGATTCACGGCCTCCACGGTGGACGGGCGCCCTTATCTGGACGAGAGCAGCGGGCAGTGAGATCGGGcatcgagagagagaagacgtGGATGAGGAGGACCTGCATCAGATATCGGGCAAAGCCGGTGGCATCTCTGGAagggtgggatgggatggcagGATAGGATAGCACATCATGGAAGGGAAAATGGCTCAGTTGGCCAGCGAAGCCGTTCAGGCTGATGTGTTGTGTGGTGTAGCCCCCCATCCAGCGTCGATGTAGTCCGTCGGATGTGCTGCAGGTCGCCTCGGCGGAGGGAATCATGGGACGACCGGCATGGGCTGGGTGTTGTTCGGTCTGGCCCACGGCGTAAGTGATGGTGGGATGAAGAGGGCGTGTCACGATTTGTTGGCGAGAACTGGTTCAAGCGGATCAAGCCCAATATGCTCCAAGGCTCCAATATTCCAGCTCGGGTGCCCATGGGGTTTTTGGTGGATACGCCGGGCAGAGAGATGAGCCTAGACTCTGTGGGATGACTGACCGTCGACTGTCTGGACCTGTTACTGCACGTTGTACTACTTGAATGTGCAGCTTGAAgagacaaggaggaggagggtggaTGGCGAGTCTGTTCTTGTTGAGGTCCCCTTCCGAAGTCGGCAGAGCTAAACGCCGTTGAAGGTAGAGAAGAAGCCGCTGGAGATCCAAGTACCGATGCCGATGGCACAagacgaggacctcgccaGACACGCCATGTCTGGTTGATGTGATATGGCTGTAGACGTGGCGGGGTTCGCGGTCACTCACGCCTTGGCCCAAGACATTTACCTCCCCGCCGTTGTTATTGATCGAATGAGGCATGAGTAGCCAGCGGGGAtgcagcagaagaagaagttgacCGGCCGAGAACGTATCGCAGACTGCACCCTCGACGCGCGGTGCAGTGCATAGTGCATGCAGATGAGACGCCACTGCTGTGTCTGTGTCTgtgtctggctggctgtaATGTATGGTGCTTCGTACGCATGCATCCGACAGAATGGAGAGTAGACTTAGCCATCCGGGCATCACACATCGTGCCTTGCCGGGTTGAAGTCACGTCGAACTGGGCTGGTTCTGCGATAGAAGTTGGTCTCGGCCGGGGAAGTCTTTAAGAAGAGAGCGGCGGACCACATCCTGGATTGGGAGAACATGACCCGGGCTCCTCCAACTTTCCCTCCCTGATACTCTCACCGTTGTTCGACACCAACTTCGTTTGACGCATCCCGAGTCCCTGACGGCGACAGACTTGTCGAAGACCCCCCCTGCCGTCCTTCCACCACCTCAGTCGCCTTCAGCGCAGGCAAAACGAATCGCATTGCAGCAGGTtgcgagcgagagagagagagagagagagcgccAGCCACTCGCTCGTTGCTCCGTCCCCGTCGCTCAAGACGTCTTAGTTCCGCACCTCGTCCGTTCACCGTCTTTTCCAACAAACGCGGGCGCTTAGCTTAACGATAGCTAGCCCCCCCAGGACCGGCAGCAGCACGAGTCTCGTTCCGTCTGGGCCAGCCACGAGTTGGAAGCGCATTGATCCCCGCAAACGTCTTTCGAGGTTCGATCGAGAGCCTCACAACCTACATCTCGAGGAGGCATTGGACACGTCGACAttgacatcgacatcgacatcaacaTCGACTGGGAAGTGCcaccgagaagaagaagaagatcaataacaaaaagaagaagagggaaaaaggGGGCAGATAATTGCCTCGAATTACGTCAGGTGGGTCGGACTTTTTCCCGCAGTTTGCGACGGTCACAATCACATACAACATGCCATGCCCCCTTTTCGTTTCTGATTCGAGTTTGCGGTCCGATTGTTTTTTCgggtggtttttttttttttttttttaaccCTCCCCCGTCGTCCCAGCGTCATCCCGGACTTGGGAAATGGCTTCCAGCAGCGCGGACGGACACCCATCGAACGCGCTGGCTGCAGGTGGCCGTGTGTCTTTCTTTGTCAAGCGGCGCTGAAGACACTGAAGACGGTCACAGCCCACTACGCCACGGCGAGTGCTTGGCTTCGGTGGCTTTATTTTGTTGTCTTGTCTATACTTGCATATCGAGATGCCCAGCCAGTCTTCTTTGCGCCAAGGGCGTGTAAGAGGGTAAGATACTTGTGACGAGGCAgaaaagaggagggaggaaagGACACAAATGCCTCACATGGGAATTTGGGGAACTTGTCAGATTTTctccctttctttctctGTTCTCTGCGCCTTTTCCGCAACTCGCATTGCATCACAAAGACATCATAGGGTACACGGGGACGACAGCAAACGACAGAGAGCACAGGGCAGGGAGCAGAccgagagacagagagagagagagagacaagaaaGCGGCATCAAACAGGGGGGTTCCTTACCATCCTATCCCACCACTCAGCAAAACAGCTCCCGGCGCTCTACCTCCggccagaccagaccaggaactgtcgaggagaaggtcgagaagcGTCCCAGGATCCCAGGAGCCTAGGAGGCTAGGAGCCCAGGACGGCATTTCCATTGGATCTTTTGGAGCTTGACAGGGCCAAGCGACAGGgtagcccccccccctttttggGCCAATCTCGTGTCGAGTAAATCGTCCCGTCCGAACCAGGGGTAAAGAGAGAGGGGTTGGCCGTAAACTTGGAAGAGGTCTCGAGCTTGTACCGAGCCAAGTGGACATACCTGCGTCATATGTATCGCCACACGTTGGAAAAGTCGGTGGAATACACCGAGAATACCTCCTGGAGACTCGCCGAATACCTGGAACAAGAACCCCCCATACCCGTTATGCCAATGACCCCGCCAGGAAGgcagaagagaagagagaaagagagagagagagcgcgaCAGAGAGGGCTGGACAGGGCCCAGAGTTTCCAGCACGTTCCCCTTCTGCCCCTCCATCGGCACCAAGAGAGCACTAGtgtccagtctctctctGGGAACAGACCAGACGGTACGGCAGCTGCAGCGAGCGACATACCGGTGACATGTGCCTCTGCCCGCCGCCAGTTGGTCTGTCCTGCAGTTAGTTGTCTTAGTCTCGGGGCACTATCGAGGCTGTCAAGGCTAATCTAGAGCATCGTGTCTTCACACCACGGCGTCGAATGGGCTGGTTCATCAACAACACTTCAAGCGTTTCTCGCTCTCCGctcatcttcctctctctctatctctctgtctctctccctctctctctctctctagtTCCCACGAGTTGATGGGATCCGTCACATCGAcagaagagaaagggggaaaaaaaaagaaagaaaaaaagcaaTCCCTGCGGCGTCGGTGTACAAGCAACTACCAAGCAATACAACGACCATTGGCAACCCCCACCGGAAACCTCAATCAGCAAGGCTCGTGTCGCTGCTGCAGCAATTCTGGAGACTCTGGAGTCTGGCCCCCATCCCTTCACCCCCTCCAGACAGCAGGATAGGAGCAAATCGTCCTGAGCTTGGCATGTATCATTTAGCTGGGAACACCACCAAAAGGGTACCTTGATAACACGCACTGAGACGAGACGACAGCGGACTCGAAGCGCGTCTCATCGTATCGCAACACCATCAGCGCAGcgcagcacagcacagcacagcacaggAGCTACCGCAGGATCCCCAAGACGACGGGTCTGGCATTCGTTCTGTCATACCGTTAGTCCTTTTCTGTCTCTATTACTCCAGgctgtacggatacagggacggggacggagacagagagacaggaCTGGACGACAGAGGCAACATACATCCTGGAGCAGCCGGGCCCCTGGACGTCGgacccctccaccccccgTCACTGTGAACTCACTCACCTCACCGTCAAATGTCATCGCCTCGATTGCCTCTTCTTCGTGTTGGAGCTGTGCGAGTTCTGAAGTGAAGCCTAGCCCGAAGTGTTGGGTTCTTCAAGTGTCATATCCTCCCCCCGCCACTCTTGCCGTCGTCTCTTTgtttcctcttcctcgttTTCTTCTCTCCAAGCGGTGTCGAGTCCGCCTGTGTGTGCTTGGTGTCTGTTCCGTgttcttccctcttccaAGTCGACATCACCACCAGCGATAGCACGCCCACCTTCCACCTTCACTCTCACTTCACCCTCATCCATACTCTTACTCTCACTCTTAGTCTCACTCTTACTCTTACTTTTACTCTTACTCttactctcactctcactctcactctctcatcAGGATCAAACCATCTGCatccttcgtcttcttcccgatttcttccctcctccatccatcatcctccATCTTCCACCTCCATCCTCGCCCATCCCACCATCCCACCATCCCACCCCCCGCCCCTGTTCCCTGCGACCGCCGCTAGTCCCAACTCTACCACCACTTTCCCCCCCTTGGGCCGCCAGAGAATAACACGAGTCATCAtggagcagcaacagcagcaacagcagcaacagcagcaacagcagcaacagcagcagctgcagcagcaccaccaccaccacgaccaACAGGGTCAAAAAGAACGGCCGGCCGAGCTCAACCGCGGGGTTTCTTCTacggcttcttctcccacAACGTCAACGATCCCCAAGCATCTCAGCCATACCGCCGTCAATCCCGCGCCCATCAACCCCGCGAACCCCGTGCTTAGAAGCATCGCCCTCTCGGACGCCGTCACGCCGGGAATCCACCAACACACGTACGTCTCGGGTGACAGTTCGCGGGCGCAGTCGCCCAGCTATTTCCCGCGaagcgacgccgccgccgaagggCCGAGCTACTTTTCCCTTTCcgaccgccgacgagatccCCCATCTCAATCTCAATCTCAGTCTCAATCTCAATCTCAATCTCAACCTCCCcattctcttcctctgtcttctcagcaacatcaacaacaacaacaacagcaacaccgATACCCACAACCGCCAAACGCCATCGACATCAattcctcctccttcaagCACCTCCCGCAGTCCCCCGGCCCCCTCACCGGCCGCGACATCCTTAAGCGCATGACGCTCGCAGCCATGGGTCGCCGCGAGTCCCTGTCGCACATCCGCGCCGCCAACCCGGATCTGCAGCTGAGCGGTAACATCATCTCGGCCACCTTCAACATCCCGCACTCGCTCAAGTATCGCAAGGGATCCGACTGGGTACGTTTGGCTGTCTATCCTCAATCCCGCATGGGGTCCTTGGAATCGCTTCCTCTCCTCGattccttctctctccctctctcccaaTCTCCTTTCCTCAATCCCCTTTCTCCTAactctcccccctccttctcaacccccccttccattGCGTCTTCAAATCCCTCTTGCGTCACGTTCTACAGCCTCCCTCGTCGCgaaacacacacacgcacacacacacacacacacacataacgcccacacacacaccgcCCACGAACCCCCGCTGACCTCACATAACAACAGGAATTGAAACCCCGTCGCGGCCAGTCGGCCCTCTTCGACTCCTTCGCCTACCTCTCGTCGGACGAAACGCCCTGGAAccacaccgtcgtcgcctggACCGGCGAGATCGATACTCCGAAAGACGTCCTCTCGCCCCCCGacacgccgcccgcgactACCGTCCACTTCTCCTCCCTCAACACCCTCTCGGCCCCGATCCCCATTGACGGCGATGCGCGTCTGCCCACGCCGCCCCCGAGCGAGGGTCTCTGGCTGCCCCGCGAAGACCAGGCccgcctcgaggcccagctGGCCCACAGCAAGACCATCAAGACGGTGCCCGTCTGGCTCTgcgacgacaacgagcagcaggaggagggcatcCTGCTCAAGGACCAGAGCCGGTGGCGCCGCTACGCCGAGCACGACCTCTACACCCTCTTCCACTACAAGCAGCACGAGCCGACCGACGGCCGCAAGGAGCGTCTGCAGTGGGCCGACTACTACCGCATGAACCAAAAGTTCGCCAACCGCATCATCGAGCTCTACAAGCccggcgacatcgtcgtcgtccacgacTACTACCTCATGCTGCTGCCCAGCATGCTGCGCCAGCGCGTCCCCAACATGAacatctccttcttcctgcACTCGCCCTTCCCGAGTTCCGAGTTCCTGCGCTGCCTGCCTCGCCGCAAGGAGGtgctcgagggcgtcctgGGCTCCAACCTCGTCGGCTTCCAGTCCTACAGCTACTCGCGCCACTTCTCCAGCTGCTGCACCcgcgtcctcggcttcccctcggacagcggcggcgtcgacgcctaCGGCGCCCGCGTCCAGGTCGGCGTCTTCCCCATCGGCATCAACGCCGACAAGTGCGAGATGTACGCCTGgaccgacgccgtcacggaAAAGTACGACGCCCTCAAGAAGCTCTACGCCGGCAAGAAGATCATTGTCGGTCGCGACCGCCTCGACTCGGTCCGCGGCGTCGCCCAGAAGCTGCAGGCCTTTGAGCGCTTCCTCGAAATGTACCCCGACTGGCGCGAGAAGGTGGTGCTGATCCAGGTCACGTCGCCCACGAgcatcgaggaggagaaggacgacgACCCCGAGAGCCGCATCGCCACGCGCGTCAACGAGCTCGTCATGCGCATCAACGGCATGTACGGCAGCCTCGGCTTCTCCCCCGTCCAGCACTACCCCCAGTACTTGAGCCAGGACGAGTACTTTGCCCTgctgcgcgccgccgacattGGCCTCATCACCTCGGTCCGCGACGGCATGAACACGACGAGCATGGAGTACGTCATCTGCCAGCGCGAGGGCCACGGGCCCCTCATCCTGTCCGAGTTCAGCGGCACCGCTGGCTCCCTCAAGGACGCCATCCACATCAACCCCTGGGACCTCtcgggcgtcgccgtcgagatcAACAACGCCCTCACCATGTCCCCCGAGAAGCGCATGGCCATGCAGACGAGCCTCTACAACCACGTCACCACGCGCAACGT includes these proteins:
- a CDS encoding glycosyltransferase family 20 — its product is MEQQQQQQQQQQQQQQQQQLQQHHHHHDQQGQKERPAELNRGVSSTASSPTTSTIPKHLSHTAVNPAPINPANPVLRSIALSDAVTPGIHQHTYVSGDSSRAQSPSYFPRSDAAAEGPSYFSLSDRRRDPPSQSQSQSQSQSQSQPPHSLPLSSQQHQQQQQQQHRYPQPPNAIDINSSSFKHLPQSPGPLTGRDILKRMTLAAMGRRESLSHIRAANPDLQLSGNIISATFNIPHSLKYRKGSDWELKPRRGQSALFDSFAYLSSDETPWNHTVVAWTGEIDTPKDVLSPPDTPPATTVHFSSLNTLSAPIPIDGDARLPTPPPSEGLWLPREDQARLEAQLAHSKTIKTVPVWLCDDNEQQEEGILLKDQSRWRRYAEHDLYTLFHYKQHEPTDGRKERLQWADYYRMNQKFANRIIELYKPGDIVVVHDYYLMLLPSMLRQRVPNMNISFFLHSPFPSSEFLRCLPRRKEVLEGVLGSNLVGFQSYSYSRHFSSCCTRVLGFPSDSGGVDAYGARVQVGVFPIGINADKCEMYAWTDAVTEKYDALKKLYAGKKIIVGRDRLDSVRGVAQKLQAFERFLEMYPDWREKVVLIQVTSPTSIEEEKDDDPESRIATRVNELVMRINGMYGSLGFSPVQHYPQYLSQDEYFALLRAADIGLITSVRDGMNTTSMEYVICQREGHGPLILSEFSGTAGSLKDAIHINPWDLSGVAVEINNALTMSPEKRMAMQTSLYNHVTTRNVQSWIDHFVRKHVHVLGTQKNAHATPLLDRALMLKTYRDAGKRLFMFDYDGTLTPIVREPSAAVPSERVLQTLKALASDERNAVWIISGRDQEFLQQHLGHIPGIGFSAEHGSFMKNPGSDEWVNLADEFDMGWQAEVMTVFQSFTDRVPGSFVERKRCALTWHYRLADPEQGMHMARECHKELQATVAQKWDVEVMEGKANLEVRPTFINKGEIAKRLVHTYNSAPASEKHPGRVEFVLCLGDDFTDEDMFRALNGLSGNEVDNDHIFTVTVGASTKVTLARWHLLEPEDVVECVALLVGVGLGGESSEHFGQVNLAALSTVEGHIPDSEK
- a CDS encoding heterokaryon incompatibility protein, whose amino-acid sequence is MTKSPADKPRYHYRDLDLTSKEIRVVELLPGAFDEAIRIKFHHVALSPRRPSAIRLPPTRKEIQKTLPSDWIVRVCLDGRFIFERQRHYGPEEPYETSWLHPLTGVDPNVAFDDNKLEYEGLSYVWAPAGGEEYAYVVEPTAPSTGAASSSLNIRPNLAAALRHLRYRDTPRRLWIDALCINQANLEERNQQVHMMCDIYRRANHVVVWLGAEGGHSKLALSALRHLGEQAVYTERGAWRTNPPGCSNPELARASVALPFDEQTWDGITNLLQRSWFERLWVWQEVRLADERSFMLCGPDSISLSVFRRAIFCASDKKVLPSAHVRGLILDAVEVMLPFSHQPFFRELQTLNWKGCADPRDKIYGALGAAPAAIRERVRPDYSLPVEQVYSQFCKAYLEELRRLDFLDRCNVDARQIEAPSWVPDWSVPVDRAVRLPYADVFYAAGASAAETSFRPGVGGHAGEVMEAAGVTCGTVSFVGQKSTADSEGLLAAVKAWEPAALSTERYAPTNERAIDAFVTLLGLGYMIERWPQCNSLLTVPEAAELYGREFISDLEGESVSHESINFIRVRHRYFIKTNTGYMGTSHARPEVGDQLVVLLGCPSPLLVRPAAPDPPHSSTGERRRRFRVVGATYTHGLMDTEALLGPLPDGWRARMARESGFFDSMHFFSAATDEVTKLDPRLGEDPPEWERIEAVRSGADPWNFARYRHRDTREVINSDPRLTAAALEARGVQVETFGLI